A stretch of Crossiella cryophila DNA encodes these proteins:
- the add gene encoding adenosine deaminase yields MDMRSFVAALPKAELHVHLVGAASVDTVLELARRHPHRGVPTDRAELARYYEFTDFAHFIQVIGALGRLVTTEDDVVTLLVGLARDLAANQVRYAEVTVTPVNHFNAGIGDEDLVRALATGRERAAAEHGVELNWIYDIPGEQGVEAGWRTVNWYLDHKPAHTVGFGLGGPEIGVPRGQFKPMFDLAREAGLPSVPHAGETTGPESVWSAIHDLGAVRIGHGIHSVQDPKLLAYLAEHRIPLEISPHSNLRTREVLDLADHPLPKLLAAGVPVVLNTDDPGMFDTDLNREYLAAHEKMGLTAKQLVEIARTGVEVSFAGEATKARLLAELDSVTLPG; encoded by the coding sequence ATGGACATGCGTTCCTTCGTCGCCGCCCTGCCAAAGGCCGAGCTGCACGTACACCTGGTCGGCGCCGCCTCGGTGGACACCGTGCTGGAACTGGCCCGCAGGCACCCGCACCGCGGCGTCCCCACCGACCGGGCCGAACTGGCCCGCTACTACGAGTTCACCGACTTCGCGCACTTCATCCAGGTCATCGGCGCACTGGGCAGGCTGGTCACCACCGAGGACGACGTGGTCACCCTGCTGGTCGGCCTGGCCCGCGACCTGGCCGCCAACCAGGTCCGCTACGCCGAGGTCACCGTCACCCCGGTCAACCACTTCAACGCGGGCATCGGCGATGAGGACCTGGTCCGGGCGCTGGCCACCGGCCGGGAGCGGGCCGCGGCCGAACACGGCGTCGAGCTGAACTGGATCTACGACATCCCCGGCGAGCAGGGCGTCGAGGCCGGCTGGCGGACCGTCAACTGGTACCTGGACCACAAGCCCGCGCACACCGTCGGCTTCGGGCTGGGCGGGCCGGAGATCGGCGTGCCCCGGGGCCAGTTCAAGCCCATGTTCGACCTGGCCCGCGAGGCCGGACTGCCCAGCGTGCCGCACGCCGGGGAGACCACCGGCCCGGAGTCGGTGTGGTCGGCGATCCACGATCTGGGCGCGGTGCGGATCGGGCACGGCATCCACTCGGTGCAGGATCCCAAGCTGCTCGCCTACCTGGCCGAGCACCGCATCCCGCTGGAGATCTCCCCGCACTCCAACCTGCGCACCCGCGAGGTGCTCGACCTGGCAGATCACCCGCTGCCAAAACTGTTGGCCGCGGGCGTGCCGGTGGTGCTCAACACCGACGACCCCGGCATGTTCGACACCGACCTCAACCGCGAGTACCTGGCCGCGCACGAGAAGATGGGCCTGACCGCGAAACAACTGGTCGAGATCGCGCGCACCGGGGTCGAGGTGTCCTTCGCGGGTGAGGCGACCAAGGCCCGGCTGCTGGCCGAGCTGGACTCGGTCACGCTGCCCGGCTGA